In Oreochromis niloticus isolate F11D_XX linkage group LG5, O_niloticus_UMD_NMBU, whole genome shotgun sequence, a single window of DNA contains:
- the hcfc1a gene encoding host cell factor 1a isoform X3, with protein sequence MSAPGSAVSGTTASVLQPRWKRVLGWSGPVPRPRHGHRAVAIKELMVVFGGGNEGIVDELHVYNTATNQWFIPAVRGDIPPGCAAYGFVCDGTRLLVFGGMVEYGKYSNDLYELQASRWEWKKLKAKNPKNGPPPCPRLGHSFSLVGNKCYLFGGLANDSEDPKNNIPRYLNDLYTLELRAGSSVVGWDIPITYGVLPPPRESHTAVVYTEKATRKSRLIIYGGMSGCRLGDLWTLDIDTLTWNKPSVSGTAPLPRSLHSATTITNKMYVFGGWVPLVMDDVKVATHEKEWKCTNTLACLNLDTMCWETVLMDTLEDNIPRARAGHCAVAINSRLYVWSGRDGYRKAWNNQVCCKDLWYLETERPHAPARVQLVRANTNSLEVSWGAVSTADTYLLQLQKYDIPATPAAASPAMSATPSQPLNSPKSPAPAAAAPSAQSLPQTAVLKVAAQQSATGASVVTVRPSQPGKSPVTVTSLPPGVRMVVPAQTTQGSPIGSSPQMSGMAALAAAAAATQKIPPSSAGTVLNVPAGATILKTVAVSPSTTTVKVASPVMVSNPATRMLKTAAAQVGTATASSPTTTTRPIITVHKSGAVTVAQQAQVVTTVVGGVTKTITLVKSPLTMGSSGTLTKGPLPAGTILKLVTSADGKPTTIITTSQAGGTGNKPTILNISGVSPTTTKQGTTIIKTIPMSAIMTQPGATGVTSSAGMKTPITILTTKVMTTGTPGKIITAVPKLATAAGQQGLTQVVLKGAPGQPGTILRTVPMSTVGGVRLVTPVTVSAVKPTVTTLVVKGTTGVTTLGTVTGTVSSSLAGGTVDSSSASLATPITTLGTIATLSSQVISPTSITVSAAQTSLTSSSALPSSTMTVQQNQPTQVTLITTPSGVEAQPVQDLPVSILASPTSEQPTSTEAGAAGESSGTVTLVCSNPPCETHETGTTNTATTSSATIGAGQVCSNPPCETHETGTTNTATTSSATIGAGQVCSNPPCETHETGTTNTATTSSATIGAGQVCSNPPCETHETGTTNTATTASSNMSALRVCSNPPCETHETGTTNTATTATSNMGGVQQVCSNPPCETHVTGTTNTATQASSSMNANQTDTVQSVCSNPPCETHETGTTNSPSTATSSMGGDQTSTTTALVQRVCSNPPCETHETGTTNTATTATCSMETGEGTATQQTEEGAEGTSSTEEASTTATTGTTQGRAITTVTQSTPAPGPSVPSISSITEGVSTAASSTEEPMQTDEAASAEAAPAEEGTAAMETQAEGEAAAATALNLPSELMSEGQGATLMVTGLSDEELAVTAAAEAAAQAAATEEAQALAIQAVLQAAQQAVMNEGDAAGENQQPTNIPIMLTQQDLAALVQQQQQLQEAQAAAQQATVDTSLPTEGLAPADSLNDPSVESNGHNEMAAAVTSAVASLLPRTTAETLAPSSTFAPSVSVASPAKLQAAATLAEVANGIEGEKQAPQPAPVKPVVKKENQWFDVGIVKVTNMVVTHYYVPGDDSQGDDDSGIIPDYSQMKKMELQPGTAYKFRVAGINACGRGAFSEISAFKTCLPGFPGAPCAIKISKSPDGAHLTWEPPSVTSGKIIEYSVYLAIQSNQTAEAKASTPAQLAFMRVYCGPNPSCLVQSSSLSNAHIDYTTKPAIIFRIAARNEKGYGPATQVRWLQESGKDASSAKPAPKRPGTSPDTKSTGPKKARTDQ encoded by the exons ATGTCTGCCCCTGGCTCCGCGGTATCTGGGACCACGGCGTCGGTTCTGCAGCCGCGATGGAAACGGGTCCTCGGGTGGTCTGGTCCTGTTCCCCGGCCCAGACATGGACACAGAGCTGTGGCTATAAAGGAGCTTATGGTTGTTTTCGGCGGTGGAAACGAAGGGATTGTGGATGAGCTGCATGTATACAACACCG cAACAAACCAGTGGTTTATCCCAGCAGTCCGTGGTGATATCCCTCCTGGTTGTGCTGCATATGGTTTTGTCTGTGATGGCACACGGTTGCTGGTATTTGGTGGAATGGTGGAGTATGGAAAGTACAGCAACGATCTTTATGAACTACAG GCCAGCAGATGGGaatggaaaaaattaaaagcaaagaACCCGAAGAATGGTCCCCCTCCTTGTCCTCGTCTTGGCCATAGCTTTTCACTGGTTGGCAACAAATGCTACCTGTTTGGTGGACTCGCCAATGACAGCGAAGACCCAAAAAACAACATTCCCAG ATACCTGAATGATCTGTACACACTCGAGCTTCGTGCAGGTTCCAGTGTGGTTGGTTGGGATATTCCAATCACATACGGAGTCCTGCCTCCTCCTCGTGAGAGCCACACTGCTGTGGTATACACAGAAAAGGCAACCAGGAAGTCGCGCTTAATAATCTATGGAGGAATGAGTGGTTGCCGTCTTGGAGATCTATGGACACTTGATATTG ATACCCTGACATGGAACAAACCATCAGTAAGCGGCACAGCGCCACTTCCTCGAAGTCTTCACTCTGCTACCACCATCACAAACAA GATGTATGTTTTTGGAGGATGGGTACCTTTGGTGATGGATGATGTCAAAGTGGCCACACATGAAAAAGAGTGGAAATGCACAAACACTCTTGCGTGCTTGAACCTCG ACACCATGTGTTGGGAAACGGTGTTGATGGATACTCTTGAAGACAACATCCCCAGGGCCCGTGCTGGTCACTGTGCTGTGGCTATCAATTCCAGGCTTTATGTATGGAGTGGCCGTGACGGTTATCGTAAAGCTTGGAACAACCAAGTCTGTTGTAAAGATCTATGGTACCTGGAAACAG AGCGGCCGCATGCCCCTGCCAGGGTGCAGTTAGTCCGTGCCAACACAAACTCTCTGGAGGTGAGTTGGGGtgcagtctccacagctgacaCATACTTGCTGCAGCTGCAGAAGTATGACATTCCTGCAACTCCAGCTGCAGCCTCTCCAGCTATGAGTGCAACCCCATCGCAGCCCCTTAACTCTCCAAAGAGCCCAGCgccagctgctgcagcaccGTCGGCTCAGAGCTTACCACAGACAG CAGTCTTAAAGGTTGCAGCTCAGCAGTCTGCAACAGGCGCATCTGTTGTCACAGTTCGTCCCAGCCAGCCGGGGAAATCCCCTGTCACTGTGACATCCCTTCCTCCAGGTGTTCGAATGGTAGTTCCAGCCCAGACCACCCAGGGATCG CCAATTGGAAGTAGCCCTCAGATGAGTGGCATGGCAGCtttagctgctgctgcagcagcaaCTCAGAAGATCCCGCCCTCTTCGGCAGGAACTGTCCTCAATGTTCCTGCAGGTGCTACCATTCTCAAAACAGTGGCAGTTTCTCCCAGCACAACCACAGTGAAAGTGGCTTCTCCAGTCATG GTCAGTAACCCGGCCACCCGGATGCTGAAGACTGCCGCTGCCCAAGTGGGCACAGCAACCGCATCCTCTCCCACCACTACCACCAGACCCATCATCACTGTGCACAAGTCTGGTGCAGTCACAGTGGCCCAGCAGGCCCAGGTGGTGACCACTGTGGTGGGAGGAGTCACCAAAACCATCACCCTGGTCAAGAGCCCCCTGACCATGGGCAGCAGTGGCACTCTG ACGAAGGGTCCACTCCCAGCTGGCACAATCCTGAAGCTGGTGACCTCTGCAGATGGCAAACCCACAACCATCATCACCACCTCTCAGGCTGGAGGCACAGGAAACAAGCCCACTATCCTCAACATCAGCGGAGTCTCTCCTACTACCACTAAGCAGGGCACCACCATCATTAAGACTATCCCCATGTCAGCCATCATGACCCAGCCTGGAGCTACAG GTGTAACAAGCAGTGCAGGTATGAAAACACCCATTACAATCCTTACCACAAAGGTGATGACCACAGGAACtcctgggaaaatcatcactgCGGTGCCCAAACTTGCCACTGCAGCTGGCCAGCAGGGACTGACACAG GTGGTTTTGAAGGGTGCTCCCGGGCAACCTGGCACTATTTTACGCACTGTTCCCATGAGCACAGTGGGTGGCGTTCGTCTGGTTACACCAGTGACTGTGTCTGCTGTTAAGCCGACTGTCACAACTCTGGTTGTCAAGGGGACTACAG GTGTCACCACTCTCGGCACAGTCACTGGTACCGTTTCTTCTAGTTTGGCGGGAGGCACAGTTGATAGTTCAAGTGCCTCTCTCGCTACTCCCATCACCACACTGGGAACCATTGCTACCCTGTCCAGCCAGGTCATCAGCCCAACTTCCATTACAGTTTCAGCTGCTCAGACTAGCCTGACTTCTTCCTCCGCACTGCCCTCTTCTACTATGACAGTGCAG CAGAACCAGCCCACCCAGGTGACTCTGATCACAACTCCCAGTGGTGTTGAGGCTCAGCCAGTACAAGATCTACCAGTATCCATCCTGGCTTCACCAACCTCTGAGCAACCCACTTCCACTGAGGCTGGAGCTGCTGGAGAGAGCTCTGGGACTGTCACTCTGGTCTGCTCTAATCCGCCCTGTGAGACCCACGAAACAGGAACTACGAACACAGCCACCACTTCTTCCGCAACAATTGGTGCAGGACAGGTCTGCTCTAACCCACCGTGTGAGACCCACGAAACCGGAACCACCAACACAGCCACCACTTCGTCTGCAACAATTGGAGCAGGGCAGGTCTGCTCTAACCCACCATGTGAAACCCATGAAACGGGAACCACCAACACGGCCACCACTTCCTCAGCTACAATCGGTGCAGGACAGGTCTGCTCGAATCCGCCCTGCGAGACCCATGAGACCGGAACTACCAACACAGCCACAACTGCTTCTTCAAACATGTCTGCGCTACGCGTGTGCTCCAACCCACCGTGTGAGACCCATGAAACCGGAACAACAAACACGGCTACCACAGCAACGTCTAACATGGGAGGAGTGCAGCAGGTGTGCTCCAACCCGCCCTGTGAGACCCATGTGACGGGCACCACCAACACCGCCACACAAGCTTCATCTAGTATGAATGCAAACCAGACAGACACAGTGCAGAGTGTGTGCTCTAATCCACCCTGCGAAACCCATGAGACGGGGACCACCAATTCTCCGTCCACAGCCACCTCGAGCATGGGAGGAGACCAGACCAGCACAACAACAGCCCTGGTCCAGAGGGTTTGCTCCAACCCTCCCTGTGAAACACACGAGACAGGGACCACCAACACAGCCACAACTGCCACTTGTAGCATGGAGACGGGTGAAGGCACTG CAACCCAGCAGACAGAAGAAGGAGCAGAAGGTACCAGCAGCACAGAAGAGGCCTCCACCACAGCAACAACTGGCACCACCCAGGGCAGGGCTATCACTACTGTCACTCAGTCTACACCAGCCCCTGGACCCTCTGTGCCT TCGATCTcatccatcacagagggagtaaGCACTGCTGCTAGCTCCACAGAGGAACCCATGCAGACTGATGAGGCAGCATCAGCAGAAGCTGCACCCGCTGAGGAAGGAACTGCAGCAATGGAGACGCAAGCAGAG ggagaagcagcagcagcaacagccttGAACCTTCCTTCAGAGCTGATGTCTGAGGGCCAGGGAGCCACACTAATGGTGACGGGGCTGTCGGACGAGGAACTGgctgtcactgcagcagcagaggcGGCTGCACAAGCAGCAGCCACAGAGGAAGCCCAGGCCCTCGCTATCCAGGCTGTCCTCCAGGCAGCTCAGCAAGCCGTAATGA ATGAAGGCGATGCTGCTGGAGAGAACCAGCAACCCACCAACATCCCCATCATGCTGACCCAGCAAGATCTTGCAGCACTGGtccaacagcagcaacagttgCAGGAGGCTCAGGCCGCAGCTCAGCAGGCCACGGTGGACACAAGCTTGCCCACCGAGGGTCTTGCTCCTGCCGACAGCCTCAATGATCCGTCTGTTGAGAGCAATGGGCACAACGAAATGGCCGCTGCAGTCACTAGTGCTGTGGCTTCTCTCCTGCCACGCACCACAGCTGAGa CGCTTGCGCCATCAAGTACGTTTGCACCTTCTGTATCTGTGGCAAGTCCAGCTAAGCTGCAAGCAGCAGCCACTCTAGCAGAGGTCGCCAATGGCATTGAGGGAGAG AAGCAAGCCCCTCAGCCAGCTCCAGTGAAGCCTGTTGTAAAAAAGGAGAACCAGTGGTTTGATGTTGGGATTGTTAAAGTGACAAATATGGTTGTCACTCACTACTATGTGCCAGGAGATGATTCTCAAGGAGAT GATGACTCTGGCATTATACCAGACTACAGCCAGATGAAGAAAATGGAGTTGCAGCCTGGAACAGCTTACAAGTTCCGTGTTGCTGGAATCAACGCCTGCGGTCGTGGAGCTTTCTCTGAGATTTCGGCTTTCAAGACTTGCCTACCAGGCTTCCCGGGGGCACCTTGTGCCATCAAAATCAGCAAG AGCCCAGATGGTGCACACCTAACCTGGGAGCCACCCTCGGTGACGTCAGGAAAGATCATAGAGTACTCGGTGTACCTGGCCATCCAGAGcaaccaaacagctgaagccaaggCTTCCACCCCAGCCCAGCTAGCCTTCATGCGTGTGTATTGTGGACCCAACCCATCTTGCTTGGTTCAGTCGTCCAGCCTCTCCAACGCACACATCGACTACACCACCAAGCCAGCGATTATCTTCCGCATTGCCGCCCGTAACGAGAAGGGCTATGGTCCTGCCACACAAGTTCGATGGCTGCAAG AATCAGGCAAAGATGCCTCCTCTGCAAAACCGGCCCCCAAAAGACCAGGCACCTCTCCTGATAC TAAGTCTACTGGTCCAAAGAAAGCAAGGACGGACCAGTGA